The DNA region AAATCGATGCCATCTTGAATCTGGGTATTGATCTGGAATGCAACGTCAAGGTGGGTGTCAATATTCCCATGGATCAGTTGACCGGCACCTATGACGCGGTCTTTTTGGGCCTCGGCGCCCAGCAAGGGGTTGCCATCGATGTTCCCGGTAATAACGCCAAAAACGTATTTACCGGGGTGGACTTCTTAAAACAGGTCAACAACGGCAAATGGGTGGAGGTCGGCAAGGATGTGGTGGTAATCGGCGGCGGCAATACCGCCATGGACTGTGCCCGGGTGGCCAAACGCCTGGGCGCCAACGTCAGCGTGGTCTATCGGCGCACGCGAACGGAAATGCCTGCGATTACGGCCGAAATTGACGAGGCCATGGAAGAGCGCATCATGTTCCGTTACCATACCAACCCGGTCAAAATCATCACCGACGAAGGTCGGGTTGTCGGGCTTTTGTGTGTCCAGATGGAACTCAAGGAACCCGATGCCAGCGGCCGGGCCCGGCCGGTTCCCATCTCCGGATCGGAATCGGTGATTCCGGCCGATACGGTCATCATGGCCACCGGCCAGGCGGTCGATTATGACGGCATTGACGTTCAA from Candidatus Desulfatibia profunda includes:
- a CDS encoding FAD-dependent oxidoreductase, with translation MEKLPLGLVLDLRKVVPYKTGSWRTLMPANLTQMPPCTNTCPAGNDVRGFLRTLAEKKDYEQAWHVLTRTNPLPATIGRVCPHPCEGGCNRRDFDTAVAINSAERCVGDYGLEKNLGHKKLIAARKEKVVVVGSGPAGLSCAFHLAKRGFKVKIFEAAGEPGGMMRYGIPSYRLPNYILKKEIDAILNLGIDLECNVKVGVNIPMDQLTGTYDAVFLGLGAQQGVAIDVPGNNAKNVFTGVDFLKQVNNGKWVEVGKDVVVIGGGNTAMDCARVAKRLGANVSVVYRRTRTEMPAITAEIDEAMEERIMFRYHTNPVKIITDEGRVVGLLCVQMELKEPDASGRARPVPISGSESVIPADTVIMATGQAVDYDGIDVQ